The Artemia franciscana chromosome 18, ASM3288406v1, whole genome shotgun sequence genome includes a window with the following:
- the LOC136038984 gene encoding ankyrin-3-like — MKQQEKIYGSDNPLDSDLLKAVKKNQWYLVKYLLEKGASPKSCLYLHNAVRFGSRDICDLLIKNGVEIHTFNEADETPLYIAVKTGKKSLVEYLLERGANPRLCKPNKRLVDIAINQKNFHLMQYILHNGASLSCNLDNNEPALSAAKKRKTSDLCELPTIANLPVFHTDQDKLFLEAVKASMFPQKLKEVKEYLKKGKNPNCDYCLHFTVLNEHDYQTELVDMLIKYGADLNTLNREKETPLDIALKKISHW, encoded by the coding sequence atgaaacaacaagaaaaaatctACGGAAGTGACAATCCTTTAGATTCTGATCTTCTCaaggctgtaaaaaaaaatcaatggtaTTTGGTAAAATACCTTTTGGAAAAAGGAGCAAGTCCCAAAAGTTGTCTGTATTTGCACAATGCTGTTCGGTTTGGAAGTCGCGACATTTGCGACTTACTGATAAAGAATGGAGTCGAAATTCATACTTTTAATGAGGCCGATGAAACTCCGTTATATATTGCAgtgaaaacaggaaaaaaaagtttagtcgAATATCTTCTAGAACGTGGGGCAAATCCAAGACTGTGCAAACCCAATAAAAGACTTGTAGACATTGCTATAAACCAAAAGAATTTTCACTTAATGCAATATATTCTGCATAATGGTGCAAGTTTATCCTGCAATTTGGACAACAATGAACCAGCTTTATCTGCTGCTAAGAAACGCAAAACCAGTGACTTGTGTGAATTACCAACCATAGCTAATTTACCTGTGTTCCATACCGACCAAGATAAACTTTTTCTTGAGGCTGTAAAAGCCTCAATgtttccccaaaaattaaagGAGGTCAAAGAATATTTGAAGAAAGGGAAAAATCCCAACTGTGATTACTGTCTACACTTTACTGTTTTAAACGAACATGATTATCAAACTGAACTTGTTGACATGCTTATCAAGTATGGTGCAGATTTAAATACTCTGAATCGTGAAAAAGAAACACCGTTAGATatcgctttaaaaaaaatatctcactGGTGA
- the LOC136038510 gene encoding polypyrimidine tract-binding protein 1-like isoform X3: MYVYDTKTGKEFVLPDIRGMRYAVCGLQLPGAAALNTAALRLPGQTGAGCVLLVSNLSEETVTPDALFTLFGVYGDVQRVKILFNKKDTALIQMSEPQQAYLAQTHLDKVKLFGKQIRVMPSKHQGVQMPKEGQPDAGLTKDYSASPLHRFKKPGSKNYQNIYAPSATLHLSNIPPTVGEEEIKAAFAEAGFDVKAFKFFPKDHKMALIQLDSVDEAIVALIKMHNFQLSDASHLRVSFSKSTI, from the exons GACTCCAACTTCCTGGCGCTGCTGCTTTAAACACTGCAGCCCTTCGTCTGCCGGGACAAACTGGTGCTGGCTGCGTTCTACTTGTTTCCAATCTCAGTGAGGAG ACAGTTACTCCAGATGCCCTCTTTACACTTTTCG gggtttaTGGTGATGTACAACGTGTGAAGATATTGTTTAACAAGAAGGATACTGCACTTATCCAAATGAGTGAACCTCAGCAAGCTTACCTAG CTCAAACACATTTGGACAAAGTTAAActatttggaaaacaaatacgGGTGATGCCATCTAAGCATCAAGGAGTTCAAATGCCCAAAGAGGGGCAACCTGATGCTGGATTGACCAAAGATTATTCTGCCTCTCCTCTTCATCGTTTTAAGAAACCAGGCAGCAAAAACTATCAGAATATCTATGCCCCATCGGCAACACTTCACCTCTCAAATATTCC ACCGACAGTCGGCGAAGAAGAAATTAAAGCAGCATTTGCTGAAGCCGGTTTCGACGTAAAAGCCTTCAAATTCTTTCc gaAAGATCATAAGATGGCTCTCATTCAGTTAGACTCAGTTGATGAGGCGATCGTAGCCTTGATT aaaatgCACAACTTCCAGTTGAGTGATGCCAGCCATCTTCGTGTTTCCTTTTCTAAATCAACGATTTAA
- the LOC136038983 gene encoding ankyrin-3-like produces MVFDSNQWYLVKYLLEKGASPKSCLYLHNAVRFGSRDICDLLIKNGVEIHTFNEADETPLYIAVKTGKKSLVEYLLERGANPRLCKPNKRLVDIAINQKNFHLMQYILHNGASLSCNLDNNEPALSAAKKGKTSDFCELPTIANLPVFHTDQDKLFLEAVKASMFPQKLKEVKEYLKKGKNPNCDYCLHLAVLNKHDYQAELVDMLIKYGADLNALNREKETPLDIALKKISHW; encoded by the coding sequence ATGGTATTTGATTCAAATCAATGGTATTTGGTAAAATACCTTTTGGAAAAAGGAGCAAGTCCCAAAAGTTGTCTGTATTTGCACAATGCTGTTCGGTTTGGAAGTCGCGACATTTGCGACTTACTGATAAAGAATGGAGTCGAAATTCATACTTTTAATGAGGCCGATGAAACTCCGTTATATATTGCAgtgaaaacaggaaaaaaaagtttagtcgAATATCTTCTAGAACGTGGGGCAAATCCAAGACTGTGCAAACCCAATAAAAGACTTGTAGACATTGCTATAAACCAAAAGAATTTTCACTTAATGCAATATATTCTGCATAATGGTGCAAGTTTATCCTGCAATTTGGACAACAATGAACCAGCTTTATCTGCTGCCAAGAAAGGCAAAACCAGTGACTTCTGTGAATTACCAACCATAGCTAATTTACCTGTGTTCCATACCGACCAAGATAAACTTTTTCTTGAGGCTGTAAAAGCCTCAATgtttccccaaaaattaaagGAGGTCAAAGAATATTTGAAGAAAGGGAAAAATCCCAACTGTGATTACTGTCTACACTTAGCTGTTTTAAACAAACATGATTATCAAGCTGAACTTGTTGACATGCTTATCAAGTATGGTGCAGATTTAAATGCTCTGAATCGTGAAAAAGAAACACCGTTAGATatcgctttaaaaaaaatatctcactGGTGA